Proteins encoded in a region of the Mustelus asterias unplaced genomic scaffold, sMusAst1.hap1.1 HAP1_SCAFFOLD_416, whole genome shotgun sequence genome:
- the LOC144486619 gene encoding uncharacterized protein LOC144486619 isoform X2 — translation MMMWSRRAERNRAVTKMFPVSVEKLSHSRGSLWQGFMMMWSRRAERNRAVTKMFPVSVEKLSHSRGSLWQGFMMMWSRRAERNRAVTKMFPVSVEKLSHSRGSLWQGFMMMWSRRAERNRAVTKMFPVSVEKLSHSRGSLWQVNMMMSTR, via the exons ATGATGATGTGGAGTCGGAGAGCGGAGCGAAACAGGGCAGTTACGAAAATGTTCCCAGTCAGTGTGGAGAAACTGTCCCACAGCAGAGGGAGCCTGTGGCAG GGGTTTATGATGATGTGGAGTCGGAGAGCGGAGCGAAACAGGGCAGTTACGAAAATGTTCCCAGTCAGTGTGGAGAAACTGTCCCACAGCAGAGGGAGCCTGTGGCAG GGGTTTATGATGATGTGGAGTCGGAGAGCGGAGCGAAACAGGGCAGTTACGAAAATGTTCCCAGTCAGTGTGGAGAAACTGTCCCACAGCAGAGGGAGCCTGTGGCAG GGGTTTATGATGATGTGGAGTCGGAGAGCGGAGCGAAACAGGGCAGTTACGAAAATGTTCCCAGTCAGTGTGGAGAAACTGTCCCACAGCAGAGGGAGCCTGTGGCAG GTGAATATGATGATGTCCACGAGGTGA